The Phycisphaeraceae bacterium genome segment CGCCTCGACCTTGAAGCCCATGAGCAGGCGCAGGTCATCCACCGCGCGGAAGTTATCCGGGCTTTTCAGAGCGACGGTGATCTTGCGCGACCGCTCATCGAAGGAAAGCGGGATAATCTGATAGGTCCGCGCCGTTTCCGCCGGAAGCGCCTTGACGGCTTCCTTGGAAATGTCGTCCGGCGAGACATGCACGAAGCGCATGCCCGCCTGACCGGCCAGGGCCTCCAGCACGTCCTCCTGGGTGATGTACCCGAGACTGACCAGCAGCTGGCCGATCAGTTCCCGGCGGGTCTTCTGAAGGTTCAGCGCCTCCTGGACTTGGTCACGGGTGACCTTGCCAAGCTTGGTCAGCACGCGCCCGAGCCGTCGGCCTTTCAGTTCGGCTGGATCCATCCTGTCTTTCCTTTTCGCCTCGTTGACCGGGGCGGATGGGATGACGCCGTTGGGGCTGCTGAGCGAGTGACCGTGACACTCTTCGGACCATTATGAGCCATTTCTCCAACGGCACAAGCGGCAGAGTCCAACAAAAACGTATGGACATCTGGTTTCTGAGTCCAAAAACAGGCCGGTATGATGCCTACCGGCTTGGGGAGTTTCTCATTCAGTCTTCTCGTCCAGTTCAACGCGACCGACGTATCCACCGGCGCGATGCACCTTCTCGGTCAGTTCGCCGGGATCCTTGCTCTTGTCGATCATCTCGTCGGCGGCGATGATGCCCCGTTCATAGAGCGACCAGAGGTGGTCATCCAGCAGCTGCATGCCGAATTTGCGCCCGGTCTGAATGGCTGAGTCGATACGGAAGGTCTTGTTCTCGCGGATCAGGTTGGAGATGGCGGGCGTGACCACGAGGAACTCGTAGCTGGCCACCATGCCAGGACGGTCGACGCGCGAGAGGAGCACTTGGCTGAGCACGCAGATCAGCGTAACCGAGAGCTGCACGCGCACCTGCGCCTGCTGGTTGACCGGGAAGGCGTCGATGATGCGGCTGATGGTGCCCGCGGCTCCGGTGGTGTGCAGGGTTGCGAACACCAGGTGACCCGTTTCAGCGGCGCGAATGGCGGCTTCCATGGTCTCCAGATCGCGCATTTCGCCGACCAGGATCACGTCCGGGTCCATGCGGAGCACGCGGCGAAGGGCCTCGGAGAATGACGGCACGTCGACGCCCACCTCGCGCTGGTTCACCACCGACTTCTTGTGGTAGTGGTAGTACTCGATGGGGTCTTCGACCGTGACGATGTGCCGGTCGAGGTTGGTGTTGATGTGGTCCACCATGGTGGCCAGCGATGTGGTCTTGCCCGACCCGGTGGGGCCGGTGACCACGAACAGGCCACGGGGGCGGCGGATGAGGTCGCGGCAGATGGGCGGCAGGCCGATCTGCTCGAAGGTGAGCAGTCTGTTGGGGATCAGTCGCAGCGCGATGGAAACGTTGCCGCGCTGTCGGAACACGGCGACGCGGAACCGGGCTTCGTCACCGTAGGCGAAGCCGAAGTCGCAGCCGCCCTCCTCCTGCAGTTCCTGCTGGGAGCGCTCGGGGGTGATCGCCTTCATCAGGGCGACGGTGTCATCCGGCTCCAGCACCTTGGTGTCGAGCGAGCGGAGATGGCCGTGGAGCCGAAGCGTCGGCTTGCGACCCACGGAGATGTGAAGGTCGGAGGCGCCCTGTCTGATGACTGTGTCCAACAGTCGGTCGATCTGAATCGTGGACATTCAATGCCTTTCTTGCGTTGCGTTGGTCGAGTTTCTGATGAATCGCCCTGCGTCGCCCACGGAAATCAGGCGATCGGCTCGACGGTCTCCAGCGTGTCGGCCTGGGCGAAGGTCGCCACTTCCTGCATGGTTGTCGCCCCCTTGAGGGCCTTGATCTTGCCATCCTGCACCAGCGTTCGCATGCCGGCCCGGATCGCCGCAGCCCGGATGCGCCCGATCGGCGCCCGTTCGAACGCGAGTTCGCGGATTTCCTGGTTCATTCGCATCAGTTCGAAGATGCCCTTCCGTCCGCGGAAGCCGGTCTTCACGCAGTTGGCGCATCCCACGGGCTTCATGATCTGCCCCTTGGCGGCCTCTTCAGGCGAGATGCCGATGAGCCGCATGTACTTGGGATCGGGGTTGGATTCGAGCGTCTTGCACTGGGGGCAGAGAATGCGGACCAGGCGCTGGGCCATGATCGCCTGCACCGAACTGGCCGCCAGGTAGGGCTTCACGCCCATATCGATGAGTCGGGTGATCGCGGACGGCGCGTCGTTGGTGTGCAGGGTGGAGAAGACCAGGTGGCCGGTCAGGGCCGCCTGGATGGCCACCTCGGCCACGTCGTAGTCGCGGATTTCGCCGACCAGGATGATGTTGGGCGCCTGGCGCAGCATGGCGCGAAGGATGATCGGGAACGTGAGCCCGATGTTCTCGCGCACCTGGCACTGGTTGATGCCGTTGAAGTGATACTCGATGGGATCCTCGGCCGTGATGATCTTCCGGTCGGGCCGGTTGAGGATGTCCAGCGCCGAATAGAGCGTCGTGGTCTTGCCGGAGCCGGTGGGTCCGGTCACGAGGAAGATTCCGTTGGGCCGCCGGATGATGCGGTTGAACTCATCCAGCGTGTCCTGCTCGAAGCCCAGGTTGATGAGGCCGATGCGGACGGAATCGCTGCGCAGAATACGCAGCACCACCGACTCGCCGTGATAGGCGGGGCAGCACGACACGCGGAAGTCCACCGCCTCGCCGTCCACCGGCATCTTGATGCGGCCGTCCTGGGGCACGCGCCGCTCGGCGATGTTGACGCCCGCCATCAGCTTCAGACGGGCCAGCAGGGCGGCCTGCATGCGCTTGGGCAGGTTGTCGCGCACGTGGCAGACGCCGTCGATCCGATAGCGCAGCAGGACGCGATCCTCCATCGGCTCGACGTGGATGTCAGACGCCCGGCTTCGCACCGCCTCGGTGATCATTCGGTTGACGAGGCGGATGATCGGGGCGTCGGCGCCGGCCTCGATGTCAATCGAGGCGTCCACCGATGTATCCACCGAGCGGTCCATTGTCACGTCCACCGAGTCGGTGACCAGCGACTCCTCGGAGAACATGCCCTTGCCGCCCTCCCCCGACCCGCCCCCGTCGATGTACTGCTTGATCTGCCGCTTGGACGCGATGGCCGTGTCAATCTCGGTATTGAGCCGGAATCGAAGCAGGTCGAGCAGTTCAAGGTCCATGGGATCATGGATCAGCAGCCGCAGGCGGCCGTTCTCCTTGCCCAGCGGCAGGACCAGGTGCTTCTTGATGAGATCCTCGGGAATGAGCGACCGATCAACCCGCCCGCTGGCCTCGGGGCGGTCGAGGTTCAGAAACTCCATGTCAAACTGGGCGGCCAGCCCCTTGGCGACATCCTCCTCGCTGCAATGTCCGGCCTCGATGAGGGCTTCGCCGAGGCGTTTTCCGGTCCGCTGGCTGATCTGAATGGCCTGCTGGACCTGCTCCGCCGTGACGACCTTCCACGAGGTCAGGATATCACCGAGTTTCTGACGCTTTCGTGCCATTCGATCTCCTGAACTCGAACGAGCCCGCTGCGGGACATCCGTCGAACCGACGGGTTCAGCCAAGCCCCCTAGTATGGTGCCTTCTCGACGAAAACGCAAGGTCTTCCCGTCGGGCGGCCCGTACTTCTCCAACGATCCGCCAGCCAAACCCCCTGAACAATAGTCCCATGACGCATCCGCCGAGACTGCTGGTCACGATGGGACCGACGCACGAACCCATCGACCGGGTCCGGTTCATTGGAAACCAGTCGTCGGGCCGCATGGGCCTGGCCATCGCCAAGGCGGCGGTGATGCGGAACTGGACAACCACCGCGCTCGTCGGTCCGGTGGATTCGACGGTCGTTCCGGTCCATTCGGATATCCGGGTGCGTCGGTTCCAGACAACCGCCGACCTGCAGACGCTGCTGCGACAGGAGTGGCCTGTCCATGACATGCTTGTCATGGCCGCCGCGGTGGCGGACTTCCGCCCCGTGCCGGGAACCACACCGGAGAAGATTCAGCGCGGTGCGGCGGGGCTGACGCTCCATTTGGAACCCACCCCGGACCTGGTCGCCGAAGCCGCCTCCAGCCGGCGACCTGACCAACTGGTCGTCGCCTTCGCTCTGGAGCCGTCGGCGCAACTGGAAGCCGCCGCCCGCCGAAAGATGACCCGCAAGGGGGTGGATGCAATCGTCGCCAACCCGCTGGAGACGATGGGTCACCCGGACGTGTGCGGCCGGGTTCTGACTTCAGACGGGCGGGAGCTCATCCCGGCCGATGGTCAGCCCCTGCGCAAGGAGGCCTTCGCATCCTGGCTGATCGACGTCATCTCGACCCTGCGAGCGGCTCGACTGTAGCCCCCGCGGCACTACCCTTGCCGACCGGTCCAGGCGACCTCCGCTTGACTCACGCTCGATCATGAACGATCTGGCATCCCCGCACATCCACGGATCGAACCCCGCCAGAAGACCCGGCGTTGCCTTCTGGATCGCCGTGACCGTCGGTGCGTCGGGCATCGGCTGGCTCATCTGGCACTCACTGGCCGACGTCCATCATGCCCCTCACCGGAGCGAACCGCCCCCGTGGTGGCCGATCGGAGTGCTTCCGTTCGTCGTGATTCTTTCGGCCATCGCCTTTCTCCCCCTGATCCCGGCGACGCGGCACTGGTGGGAGAGCAACCTGCACCGCTTCTACGTGGCCCTGGGATGCGCGGCGGCCACGGTCGCCTTCGCCCTGTTCTCCCTGGGTTGGCACGAGGTCATCACGCTGCTGGAGCACGCGGTGGTGTCGGAGTACCTGCCGTTCATCGTCCTGCTCTTCTCCCTGTACGTGGTATCAGGCGGAATCCGCCTTTCGGGCGATCTTCCCGCCCGGCCCTGGGTCAACACGACCTTTCTGGCCGCCGGAGGGGTGCTGGCCAGCATCATCGGCACGACGGGCGCCAGCATGCTGCTCATCCGCCCGCTGCTGGAGACGAACGCCGAACGGCGTCACAAGGTGCACACCGTGGTGTTCTTCATCTTCCTGGTCAGCAACATCGGTGGGACGCTGCTGCCGATCGGAGACCCGCCGCTGTTTCTGGGTTACCTCAAGGGCGTGGAGTTCTTCTGGACGCTCAACCTGGCCGGCCCCTGGTTTCTCACCGTGCTGCTGCTGCTGGTCGGCTACTTCCTGCTGGATCGCTGGCTCCACGCCCGCGAGGACGTTGCCGGTCTGCAGCGTGACGCGCTCCAGCACCGTCCGCTGCGGCTGGAAGGCGCGGTCAACCTGGTCTGGATCGGCGGCATCGTGCTCGCGGTGGCGGGACTGGTGCCGGGGCGGCAGCTGCCCGTCGTGGAGTGGACGGTCTTCCCATTCCTGCGAGAACTGGTGATGCTCGCCATCGTGGGGCTGTCGCTGTGGACCACGCCGCGACAGGTTCGACTTGACAACCGCTTCAACTACGCGGCCATTCTCGAGGTCGCCGCCCTGTTCATCGGCATCTTCATCGCCATGCAGATTCCGGTCATGGTGCTGCAGGTGGAAGGCCCGCGTTTCGGCCTGAGTGAACCCTGGCAGTTCTTCTGGTTGACGGGCGCCCTGTCCAGTTTCCTGGACAACGCACCGACCTACGTCGTCTTCTTTGAAACCGCCAACGCCATGCCCCAGCCGCCGGGTTCGGACGTGGTGGCGCTCACCGGCGGACGGTTCATCCGTGAGGATCTCCTGGCGGGGATCTCGCTCGGCGCGGTGTTCATGGGCGCGATGACCTACATTGGCAACGGACCGAACTTCATGGTCAAGTCCATCGCGGAGCAGTCGGGCGTGCGGATGCCCAGCTTCTTCGGATACATGGCGTACAGCGGCGTCATTCTGCTTCCCACCTTCGTGCTGGTGACGCTGGTGTTTCTGCGCTAAGGTCACCGGAGACGGCACACGTTCGGAGCCGGACGATGCTCAAGCGAATCCTCGTCGGACTGGGCGGAACGCCGTACACCCTGGCGGCGATGCAGCACGCGCTCGACTTGGCCAGGCGGCATCAGGCCGAAACCACCGGCGTAACCGTGCTCGAGGCCTCGCAGGTGGCGGACGTGGGGCCCGTGCCGCTGGGGGCCGGTGCGGCGGCGGCGGAACTGCGCGAACACCGCGTGCGCGAAATTCTCGCGGCGCAGGATGAACAGATCGCCCGGTTTCATCGACTGTTCGACAGCGCCAACTGCGTGGCCAGGGTCATCCGTGAGACCGGCGACCCCTTCGAGGAACTGACGTCCCTCTGGCGATATCACGACCTCACCATCCTCGGGCTGCAGGGATTGTTCGAGTACGGGGTGGTGCGCGATCCGCAGGACTGCGTCGTCCGGCTCATCGCCAAGGGCGTGCGACCGATTCTCGCGGTGGCGCGCGAACACCGCGTGATCCGCCGCGTCGTGATCGCCTACAACGGGTCGATGGGATCGGCCAAGACGATGAAGCGCTTCATCCAGAGCCGTCTCTGGGATGACCCCGAGATTCATATCGTCTGCTTCGAACTGCCGGAGGGCGAGTCGCGCGCGCTGCTTCACGCCGCCCAGGATTACTGCCGCGCGCATGGATACGAGGCCGCCATTCATCACGTCCAGGAATCCCCCCGCAGCGGCCTGCCGCCGTTCGTCGAGCGACTCGGCGCCGATCTGGTCGTGATGGGCTCGACAAACCGTTCGCGACTCGCCAAACTCATGCTCGGCGACACCGCCGTCCACATGCTCCGACACGCCACCATCCCGCTGTTCCTGGGCCAGTGATCGACGAGTCTTCCCACCCAGCCGCCGACGCGCCGCCAGTCATCGAGGCGAGGAATGTCTCATTTTCCTACGCGGCGCGACGATCGGCAGCACCCGTGCTGAAGGAGGTCGCTTTCAGCATTCAGGCGGGCCAGATGGCGGCGCTGCTCGGCCCCAACGGATGCGGCAAGTCCACCTTGCTGCGGCTGATTGCCGGCGCGCTGACGCCTGACGCCGGGGAGATCCGAGTCGGGGGCCGAGCCGACGCGGCGGAACGCCGCCGCCTGCTCAGCATCGTCTTTCAACGCAATGGTCTGGACAAGCATCTGTCCGTCCGTGAGAACCTGCTGTTTCAGGCGGCGCTCTACGGGCTGACGGGGCGAGCCGCGCGTGAGCGCGTCGAGGCCGACCTGGCGGCCTCCGGACTGATGGAACGGGCGGATCAGCGCGTCAAGACGCTCTCGGGCGGTCTGGCCCGGCGTGCGGAGCTCTGCCGCGCGCTCCTGCACAGGCCGCACGTGCTGCTGCTGGATGAACCGACCGCGGGGCTCGATCCGGGAGCGCGCGACGCGTTTCTTGAATCGCTCGACCAGCGCCGACGCGACGACGGGCTGACCGTGCTGCTCACCACGCATCTGGTGGACGAGGCGGACCGCTCCGATCGCGTGCTGCTGATGCACAAAGGCGAACTGGTGGCCGACGGTCCGCCGGGCGTGCTGCGGGCCCGGTTGGGAGATCGGCTCATTACGCTGCACGGCCCGGCGTCGCCTCCCGCGATGGACGGGATCACCTGGGCGCGGCGCCGCGGCGCCTGGACGGCGGCCATCGCCGGCGGGCGGACGGGCATCGGTGCGATCGCGAACGAACTGGCGTCCCAGGGCCGCTCGTTCACCATCGCGCCGCCCACGCTGGGTGACTTGTTCGAGCAGTTGACGGGCGCATCGCTGTCGCCGCGAGCTGACGACGACGCCGTGGAACTCGCCGCATGAATCACGACGGCGCCATCGATCGACCCAGCGGCATGACGGCGTGCGCCACCCTGGCGCGGCGCGAGGTGCTGCGGTTTCTTCGTCAGCCGGCACGCCTCGTGGCGGCGATCGCAACCCCCGCGCTGCTTTGGGTGTTCCTCACGGCGGGACTGACCGGCGCCATGGGATTGAAACTCACCGGCGACGGCGCGGTGGACTTTGGCGCGTTCCTGCTGCCGGGCACGCTGACGCTGGTGGCGATGTTCGCCTCGATTTTCTCGGCGATTTCCGTGATCGAGGATCGGGATCAGGGATGGCTGCAGGCGGTGCTGGTGTCGCCCGCGCCGCGATGGAGCATCGCACTGGGCAAGACCGCGGGGGGCACGGTGCTGGCCTTCGCTCAGGCGGCCGTGCTGTTGCCGCTGTTCCTGGCACGGGGAGAACTACCCGGCGCGGAATCGGCCGGACTGACCATGCTGGCGCTGTTCCTCACCTGTCTCGGCGTCACGGGCATGGGAGTCGTGCTGGCGTGGCGGTGTGATTCGTCGCAGTCCTTCCACGCCGTGATGAATCTGGTCTTCATGCCCATGTGGCTGCTCTCCGGCGCGTTCTTTCCAATTGACGAGGCGGCCGGCTGGCTGAGCGCCGTGGCGTGGATCAACCCGCTGACGTGGTGCACCGAGGCGATTCGACGACCGCTGCTGGGACAGGAGGTTGGATGGATGCTCTGGCTCACCGCCGCCTACGCGGCGTCGATGCTGCTCGCGGCCACGGCGATGGTCGCCCGACCCGGAAAAAGGTCGGCGACCTGAGCGGCCCCCCCGGCGCCGTCGGCTGCCCGCCCCGTTGCGGCGACGAGGCCGCGTCAGTGATGCACCCGCTCGCCGAGGCAGCGTGAGACTTCCCGGAGCGCGATGTCCACGGTGTGCTGATCCGGTCCTTCGAGATTCAGGCGCAGGAGCGGCTCGGTGTTGCTCATGCGGACGTTGCACCACCAGGCGCCAAGGTCGATGGTGAGCCCGTCAAGCTCCTCGATCCTGGCGTCCGGGTAGAGCCCGCGCAGGCGCTTCAGCGCGCCTTCCTTGTCCTCGGTGCGGAAGTTGATCTCGCCCGACTGGGCGTAACGCCTCGCCGGGGCGATCTGCTTGCTCATGGTTCCGCCGCTCTCCGCCAGGGCGCTGACGATGCAGGCGAAGGCGATGGCGCCGGAGTCGGCGTTGAAGTTGTCGCGGAAGTAGAAGTGGCCCGAGAGCTCCCCTCCGAACACCGCGCCGTGATCGGCCATCTTCTGCTTCATGAACACGTGCCCCACGCGGCACTTGACGGGCACGCCGCCCGCCTCCTGCACCATCTCGGGCAGGGCCTTGCTGGAGCGCAGGTCGTAGACGATCGAGGCGCCGGGGTGGGTCTTGAGGAACCGCGTCGCCAGCCACGCCGTCAGGTGATCGCAGCCCACGGTGCGCCCCGTCTCATCCACCACCACGCAGCGGTCGGCGTCGCCGTCGAAGCAGATGCCCAGGTGCGCCTTGGAATCCACCACCGCCTTCTTGAGCTGCGCCAGGTTCGACTCCACCAGAGGGTTCGGCTCGTGGACGAACGTTCCCTTGCTGTTGTCGAAGTTGAGTTCGATGATCTTCAGCCCCGGGACTCCCTTGAAGACCTTCGGGATCATCGTGCCCGCCATGCCGTTGCTGGCGTCGATGACCACCTTGATGGTCTTGGCGCCGTCCAGCAGAAGCGGGGAGACGAACTGCAGCACGTGACGGGCGTAGTCGGCCCACAGGTCGCGTGACTCCTCGCGCCCGTTCTTCGGCACGATCTTGTCCGCGCTGGCCATGGCGGCGTAGCGGCGCACGTCGTCCAGCCCCGTCTCCATGCCCACCGGCTTGCCGTGAATCTTGCAGATCTTGAAGCCGTTGTAGTTGGCGGGATTGTGCGAGGCGGTCACCTGCACGCCGCCCGCGCAGGACAGGAAGTTGACCGCGAAGGTGACGAACGGGGTGTCGACCAGCCCCACGTCGATGATGTGGGCGCCGTAGTCGTTGATGCCCTTCTTGAGCGCCTTGGCCAGGGCGGGACCGCTGGCGCGCATGTCGCGCCCCACGACGACGTGGCGCATCATGGGGTCGTCGTACCCCGCGTCGGACGCCACCTGCGTCAGATACTGCCCGCACGCGTAGCCGATCTGCCACGAGAGTTTCTCATTGAGCGGCTTGGGATAGGTGGCGCGGACGTCGTAGGCCTTGAAAACCTTGCCCAGCATGATCGGGGGCTCTCCGAAGGGTGTACCGAAGGCCCCAACAATAGGCCCAGGGAAGGACCGATTTCACGGCTCATGCGCGAAATCGGGCTCCCCGCGCGATGATTCGCGACCCGCGCGAATGTCCGTAACTCGTTGATTGACAGTTACTTCCTCAATCACAATCCCGTCCGGCAACGCCGCGAGGAAAATGCGACCATACGGCTTGGTGCGAATGCGGGGATCGAGCACCACCACCTGGCCGGTGTCCGTTCCGGAGCGGATCAGCCGCCCGAACCCCTGCTTGAACCGAATCACGGCCCGGGGCACCTGATCCTCCAGAAAGGGGTTGCCCCCCCGTTCCTCGATCCGTTCCAGCCGGGCCTTGATGAGCGGTCGATCGGGCACATCGAAGGGCAGCCGCGTGATGATGACGTTGCGAAGCGCGCGGCCTCGAACATCCACCCCCTGCCAGAAACTGGCCGTACCGAGGAGCACCGACCGTTCATCCGACCGGAACTGCTCCAGCATCTGCGATCGCGGCCCATCGGCCCCATGCACAAGCACGGGAAAACCCTCGGCGGAGAGCACCGGCTTGAGGCGATCCGCCACCGCGCGGAGCAACGAATAACTTGTGAAGAGCACAAAAGCGCCGCCGCCCGTTTCGCGGACGTAGTGGAGGATGCGCGGGGTCAACTCCTCCATGAACGACGGATCGTTCGGCTCGGGCAGCGTTCGATCCACGATCAGCCGCACCTGCCTGGCGTAATCGAACGGGCTGCCCAAGTGGAGCGTTCGAGCGTCGGCGCATCCCAGTCGTGACTTG includes the following:
- a CDS encoding type IV pilus twitching motility protein PilT gives rise to the protein MSTIQIDRLLDTVIRQGASDLHISVGRKPTLRLHGHLRSLDTKVLEPDDTVALMKAITPERSQQELQEEGGCDFGFAYGDEARFRVAVFRQRGNVSIALRLIPNRLLTFEQIGLPPICRDLIRRPRGLFVVTGPTGSGKTTSLATMVDHINTNLDRHIVTVEDPIEYYHYHKKSVVNQREVGVDVPSFSEALRRVLRMDPDVILVGEMRDLETMEAAIRAAETGHLVFATLHTTGAAGTISRIIDAFPVNQQAQVRVQLSVTLICVLSQVLLSRVDRPGMVASYEFLVVTPAISNLIRENKTFRIDSAIQTGRKFGMQLLDDHLWSLYERGIIAADEMIDKSKDPGELTEKVHRAGGYVGRVELDEKTE
- the tadA gene encoding Flp pilus assembly complex ATPase component TadA translates to MARKRQKLGDILTSWKVVTAEQVQQAIQISQRTGKRLGEALIEAGHCSEEDVAKGLAAQFDMEFLNLDRPEASGRVDRSLIPEDLIKKHLVLPLGKENGRLRLLIHDPMDLELLDLLRFRLNTEIDTAIASKRQIKQYIDGGGSGEGGKGMFSEESLVTDSVDVTMDRSVDTSVDASIDIEAGADAPIIRLVNRMITEAVRSRASDIHVEPMEDRVLLRYRIDGVCHVRDNLPKRMQAALLARLKLMAGVNIAERRVPQDGRIKMPVDGEAVDFRVSCCPAYHGESVVLRILRSDSVRIGLINLGFEQDTLDEFNRIIRRPNGIFLVTGPTGSGKTTTLYSALDILNRPDRKIITAEDPIEYHFNGINQCQVRENIGLTFPIILRAMLRQAPNIILVGEIRDYDVAEVAIQAALTGHLVFSTLHTNDAPSAITRLIDMGVKPYLAASSVQAIMAQRLVRILCPQCKTLESNPDPKYMRLIGISPEEAAKGQIMKPVGCANCVKTGFRGRKGIFELMRMNQEIRELAFERAPIGRIRAAAIRAGMRTLVQDGKIKALKGATTMQEVATFAQADTLETVEPIA
- a CDS encoding phosphopantothenoylcysteine decarboxylase, which translates into the protein MTHPPRLLVTMGPTHEPIDRVRFIGNQSSGRMGLAIAKAAVMRNWTTTALVGPVDSTVVPVHSDIRVRRFQTTADLQTLLRQEWPVHDMLVMAAAVADFRPVPGTTPEKIQRGAAGLTLHLEPTPDLVAEAASSRRPDQLVVAFALEPSAQLEAAARRKMTRKGVDAIVANPLETMGHPDVCGRVLTSDGRELIPADGQPLRKEAFASWLIDVISTLRAARL
- a CDS encoding sodium:proton antiporter, translating into MNDLASPHIHGSNPARRPGVAFWIAVTVGASGIGWLIWHSLADVHHAPHRSEPPPWWPIGVLPFVVILSAIAFLPLIPATRHWWESNLHRFYVALGCAAATVAFALFSLGWHEVITLLEHAVVSEYLPFIVLLFSLYVVSGGIRLSGDLPARPWVNTTFLAAGGVLASIIGTTGASMLLIRPLLETNAERRHKVHTVVFFIFLVSNIGGTLLPIGDPPLFLGYLKGVEFFWTLNLAGPWFLTVLLLLVGYFLLDRWLHAREDVAGLQRDALQHRPLRLEGAVNLVWIGGIVLAVAGLVPGRQLPVVEWTVFPFLRELVMLAIVGLSLWTTPRQVRLDNRFNYAAILEVAALFIGIFIAMQIPVMVLQVEGPRFGLSEPWQFFWLTGALSSFLDNAPTYVVFFETANAMPQPPGSDVVALTGGRFIREDLLAGISLGAVFMGAMTYIGNGPNFMVKSIAEQSGVRMPSFFGYMAYSGVILLPTFVLVTLVFLR
- a CDS encoding universal stress protein produces the protein MLKRILVGLGGTPYTLAAMQHALDLARRHQAETTGVTVLEASQVADVGPVPLGAGAAAAELREHRVREILAAQDEQIARFHRLFDSANCVARVIRETGDPFEELTSLWRYHDLTILGLQGLFEYGVVRDPQDCVVRLIAKGVRPILAVAREHRVIRRVVIAYNGSMGSAKTMKRFIQSRLWDDPEIHIVCFELPEGESRALLHAAQDYCRAHGYEAAIHHVQESPRSGLPPFVERLGADLVVMGSTNRSRLAKLMLGDTAVHMLRHATIPLFLGQ
- a CDS encoding ABC transporter ATP-binding protein translates to MLKEVAFSIQAGQMAALLGPNGCGKSTLLRLIAGALTPDAGEIRVGGRADAAERRRLLSIVFQRNGLDKHLSVRENLLFQAALYGLTGRAARERVEADLAASGLMERADQRVKTLSGGLARRAELCRALLHRPHVLLLDEPTAGLDPGARDAFLESLDQRRRDDGLTVLLTTHLVDEADRSDRVLLMHKGELVADGPPGVLRARLGDRLITLHGPASPPAMDGITWARRRGAWTAAIAGGRTGIGAIANELASQGRSFTIAPPTLGDLFEQLTGASLSPRADDDAVELAA
- a CDS encoding ABC transporter permease; amino-acid sequence: MNHDGAIDRPSGMTACATLARREVLRFLRQPARLVAAIATPALLWVFLTAGLTGAMGLKLTGDGAVDFGAFLLPGTLTLVAMFASIFSAISVIEDRDQGWLQAVLVSPAPRWSIALGKTAGGTVLAFAQAAVLLPLFLARGELPGAESAGLTMLALFLTCLGVTGMGVVLAWRCDSSQSFHAVMNLVFMPMWLLSGAFFPIDEAAGWLSAVAWINPLTWCTEAIRRPLLGQEVGWMLWLTAAYAASMLLAATAMVARPGKRSAT
- a CDS encoding phosphomannomutase/phosphoglucomutase, which translates into the protein MLGKVFKAYDVRATYPKPLNEKLSWQIGYACGQYLTQVASDAGYDDPMMRHVVVGRDMRASGPALAKALKKGINDYGAHIIDVGLVDTPFVTFAVNFLSCAGGVQVTASHNPANYNGFKICKIHGKPVGMETGLDDVRRYAAMASADKIVPKNGREESRDLWADYARHVLQFVSPLLLDGAKTIKVVIDASNGMAGTMIPKVFKGVPGLKIIELNFDNSKGTFVHEPNPLVESNLAQLKKAVVDSKAHLGICFDGDADRCVVVDETGRTVGCDHLTAWLATRFLKTHPGASIVYDLRSSKALPEMVQEAGGVPVKCRVGHVFMKQKMADHGAVFGGELSGHFYFRDNFNADSGAIAFACIVSALAESGGTMSKQIAPARRYAQSGEINFRTEDKEGALKRLRGLYPDARIEELDGLTIDLGAWWCNVRMSNTEPLLRLNLEGPDQHTVDIALREVSRCLGERVHH